In a genomic window of Accipiter gentilis chromosome 23, bAccGen1.1, whole genome shotgun sequence:
- the LOC126049901 gene encoding coiled-coil domain-containing protein 81-like, whose protein sequence is MPRIPGRSPQRCRHFPARLGRCWALLRGSPLLRFRTAPQPGAGSGGSGAALGGPVVTGRVAGARRRGVLGTELRRASLFLSGGQAAGAMEGCCTVAISLELSSLFPTLLHLSTKEVVAIWDAVSAYILGQLKQDKGVLVAGLGTFAMVQEQFQGKEEVYVVRRPVFRLELDVLCLQELAFPTVVIPGNVKIKPLNYKRLSRATSFPQHVVKDCVQETILLYSSQLKNGQRLSFTFKDIGVLSCNDDLLCMRFYSDCVTGLERKASRIALLHSQRKFLLGPCPTKSPAVLLRGLSVGCAASPEQSKG, encoded by the exons ATGCCCCGCATCCCAGGGAGGTCTCCCCAGCGCTGCCGGCACTTCCCGGCGAGGCTTGGGCGCTGCTGGGCACTGCTCAGGGGCTCCCCACTGCTGCGCTTCAGAACTGCTCCACAGCCAGGAGCGGGatcgggaggcagcggggctgcgctggggggACCCGTTGTGACCGGCAGAGTAGCAGGGGCACGTCGGAGAGGAGTTTTGGGCACGGAGCTGCGAAGAGCATCCCTTTTCCTGAGCGGAGGACAAGCGGCAGGCGCGATGGAGGGCTGCTGCACCGTGGCCATCAGCTTGGAGCTCAGCAGCTTGTTCCCCACGCTCCTGCATCTCTCCACCAAGG aggtTGTGGCTATTTGGGATGCTGTGTCTGCGTacatcctgggacagctgaaGCAGGACAAG GGTGTCCTGGTCGCAGGACTCGGGACCTTCGCTATGGTCCAAGAGCAATTCCAGGGCAAAGAAGAGGTGTATGTGGTTCGAAGACCCGTCTTCCGACTGGAGCTTGATGTGTTGTGTCTGCAGGAGCTCGCGTTCCCCACAGTGGTTATCCCCG GCAACGTCAAGATCAAGCCGCTGAACTACAAGCGGCTGTCGCGAGCCACCTCCTTCCCACAGCACGTGGTGAAGGACTGCGTGCAAGAGACCATCCTCTTGTACTCTTCCCAGCTGAAGAACGGGCAGCGCCTCTCCTTCACCTTCAAGGACATTGGTGTTCTGTCCTGCAACGACGACCTCCTGTGCATGCGGTTCTATTCTGACTGCGTCACAGGGCTGGAGAGGAAGGCCAGCCGGATTGCGCTGCTTCACTCT CAAAGAAAGTTTCTTCTGGGTCCTTGCCCTACAAAAAGCCCCGCGGTGTTATTGCGCGGTCTCAGTGTTGGCTGTGCAGCTtctccagagcagagcaagggCTAA
- the LOC126049966 gene encoding uncharacterized protein LOC126049966 — translation MPGAAVSGGATAAQEMQAAPAHAFPRFQFLVISRSASKAFSAWHKKVAEKHRVRRGTEGSQAPDKLLERRVKYSLPALPNQGPGTRQQDTEKKPSASLLPPCPGSSPRTKEASRQKPAPPARPTAALPSSEGCRRALQEVWKLSAEWERVKTRWEERRQQAKAEWAAWEAWSAGEDQQPPQVLSTEGIRAPHPPAQPRRKEVGGRWRKAESPLPAEEMAAAAQLQRLQPDHLSPRAAQVLRRLEPHQERRTIFRNVTENKQRKLEQQRQFPCTRCWYRSGGEGAGGGGCSSGY, via the exons atgcctggGGCAGCTGTCTCCGGTGGAGCGACCGCCGCTCAGGAGatgcaggctgctcctgcccacgCGTTCCCGAG GTTTCAGTTCCTGGTGATCAGCAGATCGGCGTCCAAGGCTTTCTCCGCCTGGCACAAGAAGGTTGCAGAAAAGCACAGGGTCAGAAGAG gtaCAGAGGGAAGCCAGGCGCCTGACAAGCTGCTGGAGAGGCGGGTGAAGTattccctccccgcgctgccaaACCAGGGGCCGGGCACCAGGCAGCAAGACACGGAGAAGAAGCCTTCTGCCAG TCTGCTCCCACCAtgtccaggcagctcccccaggacgaaggaggcaagcaggcagaagccagctcctccagccaggcCCACCGCTGCGCTCCCGTCTTCTGAAGGCTGCAGGAGAGCGCTGCAG GAGGTCTGGAAGCTGTCTGCAGAGTGGGAGCGAGTGAAGACCCGGTGGGAAGAGCGGCGACAGCAAGCAAAGGCAGAATGGGCGGCATGGGAGGCCTGGTCTGCAGGGGAGGACCAACAACCGCCCCAG GTGCTCAGCACTGAAGGCATTCGGGCTCCccaccctccagcccagcccaggagaAAGGAGGTCGGCGGGAGGTGGAGGAAGGCTGAAAGCCCTCTCCcagcagaggagatggcagcagcCGCCCAGCTGCAGAGACTCCAGCCTGA ccacctttccccacgAGCGGCCCAGGTCCTCAGAAGGCTGGAGCCGCATCAGGAACGGAGGACCATCTTCAGGAATGTCACTGAGAACAAGCAGCGGaagctggagcagcagaggcagttcCCCTG cACGCGATGCTGGTACCGCAGTGGAGGAGAAGGTGCCGGAGGCGGCGGCTGTAGCAGTGGCTATTAG
- the LOC126049902 gene encoding PHD finger protein 7-like: MSASKQQAPDSMEQACLLCRRAEADPGLCGDKVEKRGLCAHVFCLRFASGLSRRGAREAGLVGFLPEDIQRTVAWAAQKHCFVCGESGATISCRETGCNRSFHLPCAVEGGCVTQFFGLYRAFCWEHRPEQAVEAVPEENTTCLICLDLVEERKSYGTMVCPACKHAWFHRGCIQGQALCAGRFCFQCPLCRDKEHFLSEMLTMGIRIPLRLPSWEIRHEYAELGERHRRCDARECLCPGGREQAEQEGSWQLLLCCSCAAEGTHRRCSDLTSSTASWECDACAGLGTASSASSELAGPSTASQAGLGQSLRSPAPETSSPSTASQLPSGSSCGSPPSETSSPSSASQAASRSSCGSPPLQGSSCSSPPGPNRTRSPGNAASGPSQGPPVPEGSSRSSPPGPDRMRKSSRLRRRAQHPYSRPRRCRDRIRAPAPNAETSTRSQAAPGPSHSSPAPETSGPSTASQLPAGSSSGSPALESSGSSSPPGPVRMRDRSHLQRRAQHPYSRPGRRHGTSRAPSSSAGPDPPPPVQ, encoded by the exons ATGTCCGCAAGCAAGCAGCAGGCCCCCGACTCGATGGAGCAGG catgccTGCTGTGTCGCCGGGCAGAGGCTGACCCGGGTCTCTGCGGGGACAAAGTGGAGAAGCGAGGGCTCTGTGCCCACGTGTTTTGCCTG cgTTTTGCCAGTGGGCTTTCTCGGCGAGGGGCCAGGGAAGCAGGACTCGTGGGATTTCTCCCCGAGGATATTCAACGTACAGTCGCGTGGGCAGCGCAGAAG cactgcttcGTCTGTGGCGAGAGCGGGGCCACCATCTCCTGCCGGGAAACAGGCTGCAACCGCAGCTTCCATCTCCCCTGTGCCGTGGAAGGAGGATGCGTCACCCAATTCTTTGGGCTCTACAG GgccttctgctgggagcaccgcCCAGAGCAGGCAGTGGAGGCGGTTCCGGAGGAGAACACCACCTGCCTCATCTGCCTGGACCTTGTGGAGGAGAGAAAGTCCTACGGCACCATGGTGTGCCCAGCGTGCAAACACGCCTGGTTCCACAGGGGCTGCATCCAG ggaCAGGCTCTGTGCGCCGGCAGGTTTTGCTTCCAGTGCCCACTCTGTAGAGATAAGGAGCACTTTCTCTCGGAAATGCTCACCATGGGGATCCGAATCCCCTTGAG acTGCCATCATGGGAGATCAGGCATGAATACGCAGAACTAGGCGAGAGGCACCGCCGCTGCGATGCCAGGGAGTGCCTTTGTCccggaggcagggagcaggcagagcaagaggg GTCCTGGcaactgctcctgtgctgctcctgcgcTGCCGAGGGCACCCACAGACGCTGCTCTGACTTGACGAGCAGCACGGCCAGCTGGGAGTGCGACGCGTGTGCTGGCCTGGGCACCg CCTCCAGTGCCAGCTCGGAGCTCGCCGGCCCCAGCACTGCCAGCCAGGCAGGATTGGGGCAATCGCTCAGGTCTCCGGCACcggagaccagcagccccagcaccgccagccagctgccatcagggtcctcctgcggctccccaccatcggagaccagcagccccagctctgccagccaggCGGCATCGCGGTCCTCCTGCGGCTCCCCGCcacttcagggcagcagctgctccagcccccctgggccCAACCGT ACCAGAAGCCCCGGCAATGCGGCATCAGGGCCGTCCCAAGGCCCCCCAGTGCCTGAGGGCAGCAGCCgctccagcccccctgggccCGACCGCATGCGAAAGAGCTCCCGCTTGCGACGCCGGGCCCAACACCCTTACAGCCGGCCCAGAAGATGCCGTGACAGGATCCGTGCGCCAGCACCAAATGCTGAGACCAGCACCCGCAGccaggcggcgccggggccgtcCCACAGCTCCCCGGCACCCGAGaccagcggccccagcactgccagccagctgccagcggggTCCTCCTCTGGCTCCCCAGCGCTCGAGAGCAGCGgaagctccagccctcctgggccCGTGCGGATGCGAGACCGCTCCCACTTGCAACGCCGGGCCCAACATCCCTACAGCCGGCCTGGACGCCGCCACGGGACCAGCCGTGCGCCATCCTCGAGTGCTGGTCCTGATCCCCCTCCACCCGTACAATAA
- the LOC126049976 gene encoding outer dense fiber protein 3-like → MAKMEKGEALLLLPGRFHAGPPPGKPLGSSPALAIGSVAASDVDGAWVGTWRPHRPRGPIMAQFTSPGPKYSIPGTTGYLVHNPTKTKAPAYTFQRAKPPGTDSCSPGPRYYVQPSITRNGKYVAPAQHMGRLPKIMTEVTPGPSDYSTDKANQHLYKCVPSPSMAFRHKAFKTSETPGPGTYTLPRLVGPNTAYTHASPCYSMKGKSKHNSFAEDLAKTPGPAAFPKVEVDTYKKRAPVYTMGSKSGIGGGKTVKPGPADYCPGKVTLIKPQAPAPTFGLRHSLYTTPLLSLQ, encoded by the exons ATGGCCAAGATGGAGAAAGGTGAAGCGTTGCTGCTCCTCCCGGGGAGGTTTCACGCCGGGCCTCCGCCAGGGAAGCCCCTCGGCAGCTCTCCTGCTCTTGCCATAGGCTCAGTAGCTGCCTCCGACGTGGACGGagcctgggtgggcacctggagaCCTCATCGCCCACGCGGCCCCATCATGGCCCAGTTCACCAGCCCGGGACCCAAGTACTCGATCCCCGGGACAACAG GTTACCTGGTTCACaatcccaccaaaaccaaagcccCTGCGTACACTTTCCAAAGGGCCAAACCTCCCGGCACAGACAGTTGCTCCCCGGGCCCTCGGTACTACGTCCAGCCCTCCATCACCAGGAACGGGAAGTACGTGGCTCCGGCACAGCACATGGGCAGACTTCCCAAGATAATGACCGAGGTCACCCCTGGACCAA GTGACTACTCCACCGACAAGGCCAACCAACACCTCTACAAATGCGTGCCGTCGCCGTCCATGGCCTTCCGGCACAAGGCCTTCAAAACCAGTGAAACTCCAG GTCCTGGCACCTAcaccctgcccaggctggtgggacCCAACACAGCCTACACCCACGCCAGCCCCTGCTACTCCATGAAAGGGAAGAgtaagcacaacagctttgctgaAGACCTCGCCAAG ACGCCAGGTCCTGCTGCATTCCCCAAGGTGGAAGTGGACACCTACAAAAAAAGGGCTCCCGTGTACACGATGGGAAGCAAAAGCGGAATTGGAGGCGGCAAAACAGTGAAGCCAGGACCGGCAGACTACTGCCCGGGAAAG GTGACGCTGATCAAGCCCCAGGCCCCTGCTCCCACTTTTGGACTCCGCCATTCCCTCTACACAACTCCTCTACTATCTCTGCAATAA